One window from the genome of Eucalyptus grandis isolate ANBG69807.140 chromosome 7, ASM1654582v1, whole genome shotgun sequence encodes:
- the LOC104454060 gene encoding phospholipid-transporting ATPase 1, giving the protein MSAGRPLLIPSPRTTPTTPQTPSIPTFADLPKPSSGDSKPVSTMESNITSDNPSGIEFHHNSSSRRSISSHQSKTSSTNSVKEGISADSGSKRTRQGSHGADSEFMSMSQREINEEDARLVYINDPDRTNEKYEFTGNSIRTAKYSIITFLPRNLFEQFHRVAYIYFLVIAILNQLPQLAVFGRGASIMPLAFVLLVTAIKDAYEDWRRHRADRIENNRLASIFVNGQFQQKKWKDIRVGEIIKIRANDTLPCDMVLLSTSDPTGVAYVQTINLDGESNLKTRYAKQETLSKVPEKEKISGLIKCEKPNRNIYGFQANMEFEGKRLSLGPSNIILRGCELKNTAWALGVVVYAGRETKAMLNNAGAPSKRSSLETRMNLEIIVLSLFLIALCTVVSILAGVWLKRHKDELNIIPFYLKKDYTDVPPDGPEDYNYYGWGMEIFLTFLMAVIVFQIMIPISLYISMELVRVGQSYFMIRDKNMYDETTNARFQCRALNINEDLGQIKYVFSDKTGTLTENKMEFQCASIWGVDYSGGEANSHIDVVGNPVELDGKTLRPKMAVKVHPKLLQLTKGGKDSPEGKHVHDFFLALASCNTLVPFFVDTSDPVVKLIDYQGESPDEQALAYAAAAYGFTLIERTSGHIVIDIQGERQRFNVLGLHEFDSDRKRMSVILGFPDKTVKVFVKGADTTMFSVIDRSLEKNVIHATEQHLHAYSCLGLRTLVVAMRELSSSEFEQWHRAFEAASAALMGRAASLRKVASNVENHLCVLGASAIEDKLQQGVPEAIESLRTAAIKVWVLTGDKQETAISIGYSSKLLTSNMTQIVINSNSKQSCKKSLEDGILMSTKLTTQSSFMNNTGGNSVAAVTSLALIIDGTSLVYVLDSELEEQLFKLASKCSVVLCCRVAPLQKAGIVALVKKRTSDLTLAIGDGANDVSMIQMADVGVGITGQEGRQAVMASDFAMGQFSFLVPLLLVHGHWNYQRMAYMILYNFYRNAVFVFVLFWYVLFTCFTLTTAVTEWSSMLYSIIYTSFPTIVVGILDKDLSRRTLLKFPQLYGAGQRQESYSTKLFWLTMMDTIWQSVAIFWIPLFAYRRTTIDISSLGDLWTIAAVVVVNLHLAMDVIRWTWVTHAAIWGSIIATCICVIIIDALPFLFGYWAIFHIGKTAAFWLCLLIIVVAALIPRFVAKVIYQYYSPCDIQIARAAEKYGNFRERELEIEMNPITEPQRR; this is encoded by the exons ATGTCCGCAGGCCGCCCTCTTCTGATCCCGTCCCCGAGAACCACCCCTACTACCCCACAAACCCCTTCCATACCCACCTTCGCCGATCTTCCGAAACCCAGCTCCGGTGATTCGAAACCCGTGTCTACCATGGagtccaatatcacctctgaCAACCCATCTGGCATCGAGTTCCATCACAACTCGTCGTCCAGGCGGAGCATTTCCTCGCACCAGTCGAAGACGTCCAGTACAAACTCCGTCAAGGAAGGGATTTCGGCGGATTCAGGATCCAAGCGGACGCGGCAAGGGTCGCATGGCGCGGATTCGGAGTTTATGAGCATGTCCCAGAGAGAAATTAACGAAGAAGATGCGAGGTTGGTTTACATAAATGATCCTGACAGGACGAATGAGAAGTATGAGTTCACGGGGAACTCGATTCGCACTGCCAAGTATTCAATAATCACTTTCTTGCctagaaatttgtttgaacaGTTCCATAGAGTTGCATACATTTATTTCTTAGTGATAGCGATACTCAATCAGCTGCCCCAGCTGGCAGTTTTCGGCCGAGGAGCCTCCATAATGCCATTGGCATTTGTATTGCTAGTTACGGCAATTAAAGATGCATATGAGGATTGGAGGCGTCACCGTGCAGATAGGATAGAGAACAACCGACTGGCATCGATCTTTGTAAATGGTCAGTTTCAACAGAAGAAATGGAAGGATATTCGAGTTGGAGAAATCATCAAAATTCGGGCAAATGACACTCTTCCATGTGATATGGTACTGCTTTCGACCAGTGACCCAACTGGAGTTGCTTATGTGCAGACTATTAATTTGGATGGGGAGTCGAATTTGAAAACCCGATATGCAAAGCAAGAGACTCTGTCTAAGGTGcctgagaaagagaagattagTGGTTTGATCAAGTGTGAGAAACCCAATAGGAATATCTATGGCTTTCAGGCAAATATGGAATTTGAGGGGAAAAGGCTTTCCCTTGGACCTTCCAATATTATTCTTCGTGGATGTGAGCTTAAGAACACTGCCTGGGCGCTTGGAGTTGTGGTGTATGCTGGACGGGAGACCAAAGCTATGCTCAACAATGCTGGAGCCCCTTCAAAAAGGAGTAGCCTTGAGACTCGTATGAACTTGGAAATCATCGTACTTTCCCTTTTCCTGATTGCTTTGTGCACAGTTGTCTCTATTCTCGCTGGTGTTTGGCTGAAGCGCCACAAGGATGAGCTAAACATCATTCCGTTTTACCTGAAAAAGGACTACACTGATGTACCTCCCGACGGTCCCGAAGATTATAACTACTATGGCTGGGGAATGGAAATATTTCTCACATTCCTTATGGCTGTTATTGTCTTCCAAATAATGATTCCCATATCATTATACATCTCTATGGAACTTGTTCGAGTTGGTCAGTCGTACTTCATGATTCGAGATAAAAACATGTACGACGAGACCACGAATGCTAGGTTCCAGTGCAGGGCCTTGAATATAAATGAAGATCTAGGACAGATAAAGTACGTATTCTCCGACAAAACCGGTACACTGACCGAAAACAAGATGGAGTTTCAATGTGCAAGCATCTGGGGAGTAGACTACAGTGGTGGAGAAGCTAATTCTCACATTGACGTGGTTGGAAATCCAGTTGAAT TGGACGGGAAGACTCTTAGGCCGAAGATGGCGGTTAAAGTCCACCCTAAGCTTTTGCAACTAACAAAGGGTGGAAAGGATTCACCTGAAGGCAAACATGTCCATGATTTCTTCCTTGCGTTGGCTTCGTGCAACACATTAGTTCCCTTTTTTGTTGATACTTCTGATCCTGTTGTCAAGTTGATTGACTACCAAGGTGAGTCTCCAGATGAACAAGCACTAGCTTATGCAGCTGCTGCCTATGGATTCACTCTCATAGAGAGAACTTCTGGTCATATAGTGATTGATATTCAAGGAGAAAGGCAAAG GTTTAATGTCTTGGGTCTGCATGAGTTTGATAGTGACCGGAAAAGGATGTCCGTCATCTTGGGATTCCCTGACAAGACAGTGAAGGTCTTTGTCAAAGGTGCTGATACAACCATGTTTAGTGTGATAGATAGATCACTCGAGAAGAATGTGATACATGCAACTGAGCAGCACCTTCATGCTTATTCCTGTTTGGGTTTGAGAACGCTTGTGGTCGCCATGCGAGAACTAAGCTCTTCAGAATTTGAGCAGTGGCATCGTGCCTTCGAGGCAGCAAGTGCTGCTTTAATGGGTAGGGCTGCTTCGCTTCGCAAGGTTGCGAGCAATGTGGAAAACCATCTCTGCGTATTGGGTGCCTCTGCAATTGAAGATAAGCTGCAACAAGGGGTGCCAGAAGCCATCGAGTCCCTGAGGACGGCAGCGATCAAGGTTTGGGTATTGACTGGTGACAAGCAAGAAACCGCCATATCGATTGGCTACTCCTCAAAGCTCCTAACTAGCAACATGACCCAGATAGTAATAAACAGCAACTCCAAACAGTCGTGTAAAAAGAGTTTGGAAGATGGCATTTTGATGTCCACTAAGCTCACAACTCAGTCCAGCTTCATGAATAACACTGGTGGAAATTCCGTAGCTGCTGTAACTTCGCTGGCCTTGATTATTGATGGTACAAGTCTTGTATATGTCCTTGATAGCGAGCTTGAAGAGCAG CTCTTCAAACTAGCAAGTAAATGTTCTGTTGTATTGTGCTGTCGTGTGGCTCCTCTGCAGAAGGCTGGTATCGTTGCCCTGGTGAAGAAAAGGACTTCAGACCTGACCCTTGCTATTGGCGATG GCGCCAACGATGTTTCCATGatccaaatggctgacgtgggaGTTGGAATTACTGGGCAAGAGGGCAGACAAGCTGTGATGGCATCAGATTTTGCAATGGGACAATTCAGTTTTTTAGTCCCCCTATTACTAGTCCACGGGCACTGGAATTATCAAAGGATGGCTTACATGATATTGTACAACTTCTACAGAAATGCAGTGTTTGTATTTGTTCTATTTTG GTACGTGCTCTTTACTTGCTTCACATTGACAACAGCAGTTACTGAATGGAGCAGCATGTTATATTCTATCATCTACACGTCATTTCCTACAATAGTTGTCGGAATTCTTGACAAGGATCTCAGCAGAAGGACTCTTCTCAAGTTTCCTCAACTGTATGGGGCAGGGCAAAGGCAAGAGAGCTACAGTACAAAATTGTTTTGGTTAACTATGATGGATACAATATGGCAAAGTGTGGCCATCTTCTGGATACCTCTGTTTGCATATCGGAGGACCACTATTGATATATCCAGCCTCGGAGATCTTTGGACAATAGCTGCAGTTGTGGTGGTCAATTTACACTTGGCCATGGATGTCATCCGGTGGACATGGGTTACTCATGCAGCCATTTGGGGGTCTATTATTGCTACATGCATTTGTGTCATCATCATTGACGCATTGCCATTTTTATTCGGTTACTG GGCCATCTTCCATATTGGCAAAACAGCAGCGTTCTGGTTATGCTTGCTCATCATTGTCGTGGCAGCACTAATTCCCCGCTTTGTTGCAAAAGTTATTTATCAGTATTATAGCCCTTGTGATATTCAAATAGCAAGAGCGGCAGAGAAGTATGGTAATTTTCGGGAGCGGGAACTGGAAATAGAAATGAATCCCATCACGGAACCTCAGCGGAGATGA
- the LOC104454061 gene encoding chlorophyll(ide) b reductase NOL, chloroplastic, with the protein MAAAGGSLLLLAPPPPSPAAAAAARRELPVASLSRRRIPSARRPTAGSRQKRDLSAHLGAASMCSTARAESSSSAASREPMTPPYNVLITGSTKGIGYALAKEFLKAGDNVVICSRSVERVESAVRDLRQEFGEQHVFGTKCDVREGQDVKNLVGYAQEKLKYIDIWINNAGSNAYSYKALAESSDQDLLEVVTTNSLGLMLCCREAIKMMLSQPRGGHIFNMDGAGADGRPTPRFAAYGATKRSVVHLTKSLQAELQMQDVKNVLVHNLSPGMVTTDLLMCGVTTNQAKFFINVLAEPAEVVAKYLVPNIRSVPTNGSQKPTYIRFLTGIKAYTQIFSRIAFGARRNRYILED; encoded by the exons ATGGCGGCCGCCGGCggctctctcctcctcctcgctcccCCGCCTCCctccccggcggcggcggcggcggctcgtcGCGAGCTCCCCGTCGCTTCCCTCTCCCGCCGTCGCATCCCCAGCGCTCGCCGCCCGACCGCCGGTTCCCGCCAAAAGCGCGACCTTTCGGCGCACCTCGGCGCCGCTTCCATGTGTTCGACGGCGAGGGCGGAAtcgtcgtcgtcggcggcgAGCAGAGAGCCGATGACTCCCCCTTACAATGTCCTCATCACCGGTTCCACCAAAG GCATAGGTTATGCGCTGGCTAAGGAGTTCCTCAAAGCAGGAGACAACGTCGTGATCTGCTCGCGATCAG TGGAGAGAGTGGAATCTGCCGTTCGGGACCTTAGACAAGAATTCGGGGAGCAGCATGTGTTT GGTACAAAATGCGATGTCCGTGAAGGTCAGGACGTGAAGAATTTGGTAGGGTATGCACAAGAGAAACTGAAATACATCGACATATGG ATCAACAATGCTGGATCAAATGCATATAGCTATAAAGCACTAGCAGAATCTTCAGATCAAGATCTTTT AGAAGTAGTCACAACAAATTCTCTTGGGTTGATGCTTTGCTGTCGTGAG GCAATTAAGATGATGCTGAGCCAGCCTAGAGGGGGTCATATTTTCAACATGGATGGAGCTGGTGCAGATGGAAGGCCAACTCCCAG GTTTGCTGCATATGGGGCCACTAAGCGCAGTGTggtgcatttaacaaaatcattacag GCAGAGCTGCAGATGCAAgatgtgaaaaatgttttagtCCATAATTTATCG CCAGGAATGGTCACAACCGATCTTCTCATGTGCGGTGTCACCACAAACCag GCGAAATTCTTTATCAATGTCCTGGCAGAACCAGCTGAAGTG GTTGCCAAGTACCTTGTTCCGAATATCAGATCGGTTCCGACCAATGGATCACAGAAACCCACTTACATCCGTTTCCTTACAGGGATCAAAGCATACACCCAGATATTCTCA AGAATTGCTTTTGGTGCACGAAGAAATAGATACATTCTTGAAGATTGA
- the LOC104454062 gene encoding DExH-box ATP-dependent RNA helicase DExH3: MPSIMLRCALLGRAAKPTPRRASVDGRSWACSSLFGLFSEAALCEGRSLAARRWFCGYAAEQFSDDEYEVDFEGHKASSSVANIDEWKWKLSLLSRSEKDQEIVSRDKRDRRDFEQISNLAKRMGLYSEVYGKVVVASKVPLPNYRPDLDDKRPQREVVIPLGLQRRVEGLLQEHLDRIQLRVGKEGDEASVVKSADQVEEINPDDNPELFLDGSVMERVLQRRSLRMRNMQRAWQESPEGRKMLDFRKSLPAFREKDRLLQAIARNQVIVISGETGCGKTTQLPQYILESEIESGRGAFCSIICTQPRRISAMAVAERVSAERGQPLGETVGYKVRLEGMKGKNTHLLFCTSGILLRRLLSDRNLNGITHVFVDEIHERGMNEDFLLIVLKDLLPRRQDLRLILMSATLNAELFSTYFGGAPTIHIPGFTHPVRAHFLEDVLEITGYKMTSFNQIDDYGQEKLWKTQRQLAPRKKKNQITALVEDVLTKSSFENYSSRVRDSLSCWTPDCMGFNLIEAVLCHICRKERPGAVLVFMTGWDDISCLRDQLKAHPLLGDPNRVLLLTCHGSMATSEQRQIFEAPPFNVRKIILATNMAEASITINDIVFVVDCGKAKETTYDALNNTPCLLPSWISQASAKQRRGRAGRVQPGECYHLYPRCVYEAFAEYQLPELLRTPLNSLCLQIKSLQVASIGEFLSSALQPPEPLTVQNAVDFLKMIGALDEKENLTNLGKFLSVLPVDPKLGKMLIMGAILRCFDPILTIVSALSVRDPFLLPQDKKELAGTAKSRFSAKDYSDHMALVRAYEGWKDAEREGSAYEYCWRNFLSPQTLQAIHSLRKQFSFILKDAGLVEADSSTNNKLSHNQSLVRAIICCGLFPGIASVVHRETSMSFKTMDDGQVLLYANSVNANYSTIPYPWLVFGEKIKVNTVFLRDSTGVSDSILMLFGGALSLGVQAGHLKMLEGYVDFFMDPSLGECYVKLKEELDKLLQKKLQDPRMDIHKEGKYLMLAVQELVSGDQCEGRFVFGRESRKPKEPSDANKFTRDGTNPKSLLQTLLMRAGHSPPKYKTKHLKTNEFRALVEFKGMQFVGKPRKNKQLAEREAAIEALAWLTHTSDETRDEDDKSPLDVTDNMLKLLGRRRRSKRHPR, from the exons ATGCCTAGCATCATGCTAAGATGCGCTCTCCTGGGACGCGCCGCCAAGCCCACGCCACGCCGCGCTTCCGTCGACGGGCGGAGCTGGGCCTGCAGCTCCCTGTTCGGCCTGTTCTCTGAGGCGGCGCTCTGCGAAGGGAGGTCTCTTGCCGCGAGGCGGTGGTTCTGCGGTTACGCCGCGGAGCAGTTCTCGGACGATGAGTACGAAGTCGACTTCGAGGGCCACAAG GCGTCGTCTTCGGTTGCGAACATCGATGAATGGAAGTGGAAGCTCAGCTTGCTCTCGCGCAGCGAAAAGGACCAGGAAATTGTATCTCGAGATAAAAGGGATAGAAGAGACTTTGAGCAGATTTCTAATCTGGCAAAAAGGATGGGGCTTTACAG CGAAGTATATGGAAAAGTAGTGGTCGCGAGCAAGGTTCCTCTCCCAAACTACCGGCCAGATCTTGATGATAAGCGACCTCAAAGAGAG GTGGTTATCCCTCTAGGCCTGCAAAGGAGAGTTGAGGGCTTGCTTCAGGAACATCTTGATAGGATCCAATTACGAGTTGGTAAAGAAGGCGACGAGGCAAGTGTTGTTAAGTCAGCTGATCAAGTTGAAGAGATCAATCCAGATGACAATCCAGAGTTATTTCTTGATGGTTCTGTCATGGAAAGGGTACTTCAAAGGAGAAGCTTGCGGATGCGTAACATGCAAAGAGCTTGGCAG GAGTCACCGGAGGGCAGGAAAATGCTGGACTTTCGGAAATCCTTACCTGCATTCAGGGAGAAGGATAGGCTGCTCCAGGCGATAGCGAGGAATCAG GTCATTGTAATATCTGGGGAGACTGGATGTGGCAAGACCACTCAGCTTCCTCAATATATCCTAGAGTCGGAAATAGAATCTGGTAGGGGAGCATTTTGCAGCATAATTTGCACTCAGCCTAGACGAATATCTGCTATGGCAGTTGCCGAAAGAGTGTCTGCTGAGAGAGGACAGCCTCTTGGTGAAACA GTTGGCTATAAAGTTCGGCTAGAAGGGATGAAGGGAAAAAATACACATCTGCTCTTCTGTACCAGTGGAATTCTGCTACGACGATTGCTGAGTGATCGGAACCTGAATGGTATAACCCATGTATTTGTAGACGAAATTCACGAGAGAGGCATGAATGAAG ACTTCCTCTTGATTGTCCTAAaggatcttcttcctcgccgTCAAGATTTGAGATTAATATTGATGAGTGCCACATTGAATGCGGAGTTATTCTCCACCTATTTTGGAGGTGCCCCAACTATTCATATACCG GGATTCACACACCCCGTGAGAGCTCATTTTTTAGAAGATGTACTGGAAATTACTGGATACAAGATGACCTCATTCAATCAAATAGATGATTATGGTCAAGAGAAATTGTGGAAAACGCAGAGACAGCTAGCACcacggaagaagaaaaaccagATTACTGCTCTTGTTGAG GATGTTCTTACTAAAtcaagttttgaaaattatagCTCTAGAGTGCGAGATTCTTTATCATGTTGGACACCTGACTGCATGGGATTCAATCTTATTGAGGCAGTGTTATGCCACATATGTCGAAAAGAAAGACCAGGTGCTGTACTAGTTTTCATGACTGGATGGGATGATATAAGTTGCTTAAGGGATCAACTCAAAGCTCATCCTCTTCTGGGAGACCCTAACAGGGTTCTGCTCTTAACATGTCATGGTTCAATGGCAACATCTGAACAG aGACAAATATTTGAGGCACCGCCATTCAACGTGCGTAAAATAATTCTTGCCACCAATATGGCCGAAGCAAGTATTACAATCAATGACATAGTATTTGTTGTTGATTGTGGAAAAGCAAAGGAGACCACTTATGATGCATTGAATAACACACCGTGTCTACTACCTTCTTGGATATCACAAGCATCGGCCAAACAG AGAAGGGGTAGAGCAGGCCGTGTACAGCCAGGCGAATGTTACCACTTATATCCCCGCTGTGTTTATGAAGCATTTGCTGAGTATCAACTTCCGGAACTTTTGAGAACTCCTTTGAACTCTCTTTGCCTGCAAATAAAAAGCTTGCAGGTTGCCAGTATAGGGGAATTCCTATCATCTGCACTACAGCCACCAGAACCACTTACT GTCCAAAATGCtgttgactttttgaaaatgattgggGCATTGGATGAGAAGGAAAATCTTACAAATCTTG GGAAATTTTTGTCAGTTCTTCCAGTTGATCCAAAGCTGGGAAAAATGCTCATTATGGGTGCCATTTTGCGTTGCTTTGATCCTATTCTTACCATAGTATCAGCACTCAGTGTGAGAGATCCTTTCCTTTTGCCTCAAGACAAAAAGGAG TTAGCAGGGACAGCAAAATCAAGGTTCTCTGCAAAGGACTACAGTGACCACATGGCTCTTGTTCGTGCATATGAGGGATGGAAAGATGCAGAGAGAGAAGGTTCAGCTTATGAGTACTGCTGGAGGAATTTCCTCTCTCCCCAAACTCTGCAAGCTATCCATTCTCTTAGGAAGCAGTTCAGTTTCATATTAAAAGATGCTGGCTTGGTAGAAGCTGATTCAAGTACTAATAATAAATTAAGCCACAATCAATCACTTGTCCGTGCAATCATTTGCTGTGGCCTTTTTCCTGGTATTGCGTCTGTAGTT CACAGGGAAACATCCATGTCGTTCAAAACGATGGATGATGGCCAGGTGCTACTTTATGCG AACTCTGTCAATGCGAACTACTCGACAATTCCTTATCCCTGGCTAGTGTTTGGAGAAAAGATTAAAGTGAATACTGTCTTCTTACGGGATTCAACTGGTGTATCTGATTCAATATTGATGCTATTTGGTGGTGCTCTTAGCCTTGGAGTACAG GCTGGGCATCTGAAAATGCTGGAAGGGTATGTTGACTTTTTCATGGATCCAAGTTTGGGAGAATGCTATGTGAAGCTTAAGGAGGAGCTTGATAAGCTGCTTCAAAAGAAG CTTCAGGATCCCCGCATGGACATTCACAAGGAAGGAAAATATCTTATGCTTGCTGTCCAAGAGCTCGTTTCTGGGGACCAATGTGAAGGGAGATTTGTGTTTGGCCGAGAAAGCAGAAAGCCCAAGGAACCTTCGGATGCCAACAAATTCACAAGAGACGGAACAAATCCCAAGAGCTTGCTCCAAACTCTGCTGATGAGAGCGGGGCACTCTCCTCCAAAATACAAAACAAAGCACCTGAAGACGAACGAGTTTAGGGCGCTCGTAGAGTTCAAGGGAATGCAATTTGTCGGGAAGCCCAGGAAAAATAAGCAGCTGGCGGAGAGGGAGGCTGCTATAGAAGCATTAGCGTGGTTAACTCACACTTCAGACGAAACCCGTGATGAAGATGACAAATCCCCACTTGATGTCACAGATAACATGCTGAAACTCCTCGGCAGACGGAGAAGATCAAAGAGACACCCTCGTTGA
- the LOC104454063 gene encoding LOW QUALITY PROTEIN: ribosome maturation protein SBDS (The sequence of the model RefSeq protein was modified relative to this genomic sequence to represent the inferred CDS: inserted 1 base in 1 codon) — protein sequence MSKTLVQPIGQKRLTNVAVVRLKKHGMRFEIACYKNKVLSWRSGVEKDVDEVLQSHTVYTNVSKGVLAKSKDLTKAFGTDDQTKICLEILDKGELQVAGKEREIQFASQFRDIATIVMQRTINPETQRPYTISMIERLMHEIHFAVDPNSNSKKQALEVIRELQKHFPXKRAPMRLRFTVTEQNVSSLLEKLNAWNASIISKDESAGQIFVIGEIEPGFYRDCEALVRNLQGRVEVLAYSVHAEGDTQVDHYDDHEDIPSQSEPDS from the exons ATGTCGAAGACGCTGGTGCAGCCCATCGGGCAGAAGAGGCTGACCAACGTGGCCGTCGTCCGGCTCAAGAAGCACGGGATGCGCTTCGAGATTGCCTGCTACAAGAACAAAGTCCTTTCTTGGCGCTCTGGCGT CGAGAAGGATGTCGATGAAGTACTCCAGTCGCATACTGTGTATACGAACGTTTCAAAAGGAGTTCTTGCCAAGTCAAAAGACCTGACGAAAGCCTTTGGGACAGATGATCAGACAAAAATATGTTTGGAG ATTTTGGATAAAGGAGAGCTTCAAGTTGCTGGAAAGGAGAGGGAAATCCAATTTGCAAGTCAGTTTCGAGATATTGCCACAATCGTTATGCAGAGGACGATCAATCCTGAAACTCAACGCCCTTATACTATTAGCATGATTGAACGACTAATGCATGAAATTCACTTTGCTGTTGATCCGAATAGCAACTCAAAGAAGCAG GCACTGGAAGTCATACGTGAACtgcaaaagcattttc aTAAAAGAGCTCCTATGAGGCTCAGATTCACTGTCACTGAgcagaatgtttcttctctcctgGAAAAGCTGAATGCCTGGAATGCTAGTATCATTTCAAAGGATGAATCTGCAGGTCAAATATTTGTT ATAGGTGAAATTGAACCAGGATTCTATCGGGACTGTGAAGCCTTGGTAAGAAACTTGCAGGGGAGAGTGGAAGTTCTTGCATACTCTGTGCATGCTGAAGGGGATACCCAAGTGGACCACTATGATGATCATGAGGACATCCCATCCCAGTCTGAACCCGATTCGTAG